In Anaerotignum faecicola, the following are encoded in one genomic region:
- a CDS encoding acetaldehyde dehydrogenase (acetylating) has protein sequence MEKIKVGIIGPGNIGTDLMYKVMKSRNLQMDFMTGIVESEGLKRAEKLGFKTSTEGVKAVADDPDVKIVFDATLASAHMANAPALKAAGKIAIDMTPAAVGPYVVPCVNLDSIQDADNFNMVTCGGQATIPIVNAINETADVEYAEIVASISSKSAGPGTRASIDEFTQTTRKSLEIIGGADRAKAIIILNPAEPPVMMCNTIYTIVKNPDEKAIIEAVNKRVAEVQQYTPGYKLRVPPIIDGNKVTVIVQVEGAGDFLPKYSGNLDIINSAAVAVAEKLAAKMLGER, from the coding sequence ATGGAAAAAATTAAGGTAGGCATTATAGGCCCCGGAAATATCGGGACGGATTTGATGTATAAGGTCATGAAAAGCAGAAACCTTCAAATGGATTTTATGACGGGTATTGTTGAAAGCGAGGGGCTTAAAAGGGCCGAAAAGCTTGGATTTAAAACCTCGACAGAAGGCGTGAAGGCTGTCGCCGATGATCCGGATGTTAAAATTGTATTTGACGCCACGCTTGCCAGCGCGCATATGGCAAACGCCCCGGCGCTTAAAGCGGCAGGCAAGATCGCAATCGATATGACTCCGGCGGCGGTAGGGCCTTATGTAGTGCCGTGCGTAAACCTCGACAGCATACAGGATGCCGACAATTTTAATATGGTTACATGCGGCGGGCAGGCCACAATACCCATTGTAAACGCCATAAATGAAACCGCCGACGTGGAATATGCCGAGATTGTGGCAAGCATTTCTTCAAAAAGCGCCGGCCCGGGAACGAGGGCAAGCATTGACGAATTTACCCAGACGACAAGAAAGAGCCTTGAAATAATAGGCGGCGCGGACAGGGCAAAGGCCATAATAATACTTAACCCCGCAGAGCCGCCGGTTATGATGTGCAATACGATCTATACGATAGTTAAAAATCCTGATGAAAAGGCTATAATTGAAGCCGTTAACAAGCGTGTTGCCGAAGTTCAGCAGTACACGCCGGGATATAAGCTCAGGGTTCCGCCTATCATAGACGGCAATAAAGTTACGGTTATAGTACAGGTTGAAGGGGCGGGGGATTTCCTGCCAAAGTATTCCGGAAATCTTGACATAATAAATTCGGCCGCCGTAGCAGTTGCGGAAAAACTGGCCGCTAAAATGTTGGGCGAACGATAA